CAATCCAACCAGTGGTGAACGCCGCTTGAAGATTATACCCACCGGTTGTGGCATCAATATCAATTACTTCACCCGCAAAATGCAAACCGTATACCAACAAGGACCCCATTGTGCGAGGATCTATCTCTTTTAGAGATACACCGCCGGACGTTACAATCGCTTCCTCGGCAGGCCTGGCGCCTGTTATTTGAAGTCGGAAGTCCATAAGCAAATCAATAATCTTCTTTCGCTGAGTTTTCGTTATGCGATTCACAGGGAGCTCAGCAGGAATACCGCTCAGGTGAATGAAAACTGGAATAAGCGTCCTCGGCAGCAGGTCGGGAAGATAATTTTTAAATTGCTTCTTTTGGGAAAAATCGCTGATGAGCCTGCTTTCCAATTGCTCGCGGCTCAGAGCGGGTTTAAGGTTGATGGAAATTGATACCCCCGACTTGTGCGTCAGCCCAGCATAAACCTTGCTTAGCGTGAGAATTATTGGCCCCGAAACTCCGAAATGCGTGAAAAGCATCTCGCCGAACTCGCTAGCAAGCTTCTTTTTTTCGGAAAATAAAGTAGCCGTTACATTTCTAAGGCTCAGTCCCTGGAGTTGGGAAACCCACGGTTCCGCCGTCTCTAGAGCAGCAAGCGATGGCTTTGGAGGAACAATGGTATGTCCAACCTCCGCGGCAATCCGGTATCCATCGCCAGTCGAACCAGTTCTAGGATACGTAATGCCTCCTGTCGCCAAAACAACCGCATCGGCTGGAATTACTCCAGAGAAAACCCTAACGCCTGAAATAAAGGATGAGATGAACGCAGGAGAATAGGAACGACCCTTCTTGTTTGGTGTCTCCTCATTATCCCCTCCACCCTGGTCTTTTTTCTCAACAACCAATCCATGAGCCCTTGTTCCAAGACGAATGTCCACCCTAAGCTCGCGAAGCCAGCGCTCCAATGCGTCGGCAACGTCCGAGGCACGGTCTGATTGAGGAAAAACGCGGCCTCCTCTTTCCACCTTGGTCGGGACTCCAAGGCGTTCTAAGAGGGAAATAAGATCATGATTGGAAAACCTAGAAAACGCACCATAAAGAAACTTGCCATTTGGACCAAAAGCACTCACAAAATCATCAAGTTCAGCGATATTTGTTACATTGCCCCGGCCCTTACCAGTAATTCTGAGTTTCTTGCCAAGAATGCTATTTCGCTCCAGCAGAATTACCTTTGCGCCGCATTCAGCAGCCCGTCCAGCAGCAAGCATTCCGCCAGCGCCCCCACCGATTACAACTACTCTAGTCATCCTGCACCACTGTCTATCTTAGTATGGAGAGATACATCTGCTTAGATTCTTCAAGCGCCTCAGGCAGGGCAGCAAGAATTTTATTCAAGAGCGGTAGGAGCTCTGGAGTTCTTGCATCCACAATAACCCTGTCAATTGAGAAAATCACTCCAGGGAATTCCTTTTTTAAAAACAACCCGACATCTGGCGCAAGCCTTACTCCATGAGCAAACTTGATAATTACTTGGCGCTTGTCTGAGGTAACTCCCTCAATGCCGATGCCCGACGCTTTCAGCCTAAGCTTCAGGATATCGAGTGAATTTTTCACTGGGGTTGGAAGCTCTCCAAAACGGTCCTTCATTTCTTCGGCAATTTCATCTACATCCTTCAAGCATCGAACAGCAGTCATGCGCTTGTAGAATTCCAATCTTAGGCCTTCGCTAGGTATGTAGTCCGTCGGGATATTTGCATCC
This Armatimonadota bacterium DNA region includes the following protein-coding sequences:
- a CDS encoding NAD(P)/FAD-dependent oxidoreductase, whose translation is MTRVVVIGGGAGGMLAAGRAAECGAKVILLERNSILGKKLRITGKGRGNVTNIAELDDFVSAFGPNGKFLYGAFSRFSNHDLISLLERLGVPTKVERGGRVFPQSDRASDVADALERWLRELRVDIRLGTRAHGLVVEKKDQGGGDNEETPNKKGRSYSPAFISSFISGVRVFSGVIPADAVVLATGGITYPRTGSTGDGYRIAAEVGHTIVPPKPSLAALETAEPWVSQLQGLSLRNVTATLFSEKKKLASEFGEMLFTHFGVSGPIILTLSKVYAGLTHKSGVSISINLKPALSREQLESRLISDFSQKKQFKNYLPDLLPRTLIPVFIHLSGIPAELPVNRITKTQRKKIIDLLMDFRLQITGARPAEEAIVTSGGVSLKEIDPRTMGSLLVYGLHFAGEVIDIDATTGGYNLQAAFTTGWIAGESAANVLCATKRTQESNS